In the Myxocyprinus asiaticus isolate MX2 ecotype Aquarium Trade chromosome 31, UBuf_Myxa_2, whole genome shotgun sequence genome, AGGGTTTGatctcaggttagcagtttgaatcagattcactttctcagcaaatcagccgtcagtgagctcacaactgggagcacagacatttcaaaataagagtcccatgtgtatttcgggcttctttataattaagtcAATATTGTGtatcactttttttcttcttcaggtaATTATCGTTTGGGATTGTAGCAGAGCAGtgctaaataaattttttttttatctcttatatttgtagaAATTATTAaaagggtgtgaacatttatgagacaaaagggaatgcaaacttatcttctcaactacacatcgatcagccacaacattaaaaccacctgcctaatattgtgtaggtcccccttgtgccgccaaaacagcgccaacccgcatctcagaatagcattctgagatgctattcttctcaccacaattgtacagagcggttaattgagttaccgtagactttgtcatttcaaaccagtctggccattctctgttgacccggctcatcaacaaggcatttccttccacaggttgcgggttggtgctgttttggcagcacgagggggacctacacaatattaggcaggtggttttaatgttgtggctgatcgatgtatatactgtttattaaaccttcgattaatgggttatcacttatcagctgtcttccttttcttcggctttctatcttctttctaaacagcaatctaaattgagcaattctgtgatttggcgactaaaaactgCCATTTGGctctttaatgtttcagtttaggagccaatggctactaagttatttttttagtctggagccctgtaaaagcacttaaattaaattttctgttaaaattgtgtattatttgagctgtaaaagttgtttaaatagttgtttttacagtcattttaagctttacggcattacgttgtcatgtcaacaaagttgtaaaattggatataactttacacagaaaaggttagtaagctatttaaTCACAaattgtttaggtcttgtggctatacttttgaaacagtgattattttaatgtttacggattggccccatttaattccattgtaagtgcttcactgtaacccagaggaGGAAAGAGtcgatattatttttttgtggtaattaactttatgccacaaattctgtcgattgagcttaacttgttttcaaCTCGGAATCATTTCTGACCCTGAATAATGGTCGATAACACTCCACCCCCGTGTCCGTAAAACATGATCTTTATGCTAAACTTTCAATTAATAAAAAGtaacataaatatacatatactaGTACATTTTAAGTAATAAATGTCAAAACGGCTTGCCATATTACCTCTGTTTTTGGTACGAGCATGGGCACTGCTGTTGATTTTAGAACTCGTCTTCCTGTGCTCCCGTTTTCAATTAAATCGTCTGGtgaaaaatgttcactgcacaccttcAGTCCACGGACAATTTTAGTGGGTGTGCTGGGATCAAGGCGAAGAGCGAGAAGCCACAGCTTCAATCTCTGTGGATCATGCCTTGGAAATCTGTGGAAAGTCAAACTTTCCCCCTGCGATTTTGATCCCGAATGACGGAGTCTCACTAGTTTCTCtcggttgaagcatccaggaaaAGCACATATGCGCaccattttgaaaaacaaactaataataataataataataaactatatcAACAAATATAGATGTAAAACAGTTCGGAACGGGCTTCTCTACATGCACTGCCGTGAGCGCGCAAAAGCGAGCAATGGCGCAAGTCAAGATTTTAAATGTAAACCAATTTAAGAGttgaatagttcatccaaaaaatgaaaattctctcatcatttactctccctcatgccatcccagatgtgtatgactttctttcttctgctgaacacaaacgaagattttttttagaaaaatgtctctgtatgtccattcaattcaagtaaacaggtaccaaaactttgaagctccaaaacccacataaaggctgcataagagtaatccatacgaatccaggTGATTAATTGATGTCTTCTGAATCGATACGATATGCgtgtgtgtaagaaacagatcaatatttaaaacatttaactatAAATATTCGCTTCCGGACAGTTGTCGCATGCAAGTCCACTAGAGGGGCGGAATCACGTGGCCTCTCGCGTGACGTaagcgcgttggcatgttcacgtgagaagtgACGGCCGCGAAAGCGCAGagagacatacacacagacataccTCAGTTCGCTGTGAAAACGGCATAGGCACAGCTGATGATTTCAGATATCGTCGGATTTTCCCCTCGTCTGGTCTGAAATCGGCAGGGGAAAAATGCTCACTACACACCCTCAATATTTTGAGTGACTCAGTGGGTGTATTGATATTCCGGTGACAAGCGAGCAGCCACAGCTTCAGTCGTTCAGGATCATTGATAGggaatctgtgaaaagttagtctTTCCTCTTGCGATGATGCCCGCGGACGTAATCTAACGATTTTCACTAGGTTgaggcatccaggataagcacaagTAAGCACCATtttggaaaacaaaaaaacagatactAATACAAAGCTATAGCAAAACCAATtcagcttctgtacagcattcctccaccTATGTTGTAAACAATCCCGCATTTCACGCACGCGTCTTCTTCTTTTAGTTTTCTGGCGGGTTACAGACCATCGTAAAAtgtgcataccgccacctactgtatTGGAGTGTAGCGGCATGGCTTAGTATCTTGTAAAAACTTAAAGCCCTGCCTACTTCCAACTGTTTATTTCCTATTTCTAGTAGTCCCCTGATATTCCAGTCGCTCCCATTTTTTCATATAACTTCCTTCAGTTCAGTTCTTTCTGcatatttttttgtacattaaattAGCACATGCtccacattttctttacatttacataGCTCACATTTGTCTGTTATCTGTTTTATTAATGAGAAATGGTGTATTatttgcagggttggggagtaacggaatacatgtgtcgggattacatatttaaaatacaaaatataagtaactgtattccactacagttacactttaaataattgatatttataatacagttacattcataaagtattttgattactgaagagatttctttgcattttattgtcatttgtttcatttaatcctttcagatggaaaacatttatacatataaatgatgcgatccaaaatgcatttgaacagaggtgaaacactttttttatgatgtgttacattcatacgagcagacagagaagtaagtttgaagtaagtttgcagCAGTAAAAATAGAAatgaaccttgtgtaaattgttatgtgaacatttagctttgtgctaagctaaaatgctgtttctagccattttacgttCGCCTGTTAGCAGGCACGATcatatcaagaaaatccacattaaatcataatttttctttctctagtaagacctttgatataagggcaaaatCTGATGAGAATtttctgtattgtttttctgtaaaaatatcttaaaatccttaaaacaagatcagctTTCTTGGTTTAGaagctacactgcaaaaaatatgtaggcctatttcagagaatgtatttttaatttaagtgtattttgtcttactgtactggcagattttcttTCACTTGTTATTAACTTGTTGTGATgaggagtggggcgtggctgggccgtgatggtgcatgcctggcgctgagtgactaatcagtgggagagagatgggggggggcggagacgccagtttgagagagagagagacgcacgaagctgtgtgttagcttctttgtttgttttgtagtttattttatgtttgagtttcagtttgttattaaagttttatgttatctgttcagctggttcctgcctcctctttgcccatcttaagaaccatgttacattggtgccgaagcccgggagggaggagggatgcgctgtcagaGAGCTCTCGCCACTGTTGGACGTCGCGACGCAGAGGAGATATGGTGCGGTGGAACTGGAGCGGTTCGCCGGGAGACAGAGGAGCCGTTGACGGCCACCAGGAGGCAGAGGATCTGCTGATGTCTGCCGGGAGCCAGAGGAGcctgctgccgtccgccaggaggcaAAGTTCAGTGTCATTGCCCGGTGTCGCGGAGGACCGCTACCCtgctggccgaggaccaggcgacagcgtgtccggggaccggcgagccactttctctctctctctctcttgttctgtCTCTCCCACTCACTTTTTCTCtcttccctctccctcccctcgtctctctcaGTTTCCCAAGAGGCGGGGAAGGACGGCCGAAAGGGCagcacctcccctccaggaaagGAGGTGGGGAGTAAGTCAGGCCGGAggtctccctggcctgaatctggtggtggaggagtgtgacgaggagtggggcgtggccgggccgtgatgacgcacgcctggCGCTAAGttgactaatcagcgggagagagataagggggggccggagacgccagttcgagagagagagggagagagacgcatgaagctgtgtgtgtgcgtctttgtttgttttgcagtttatgttatgtttgagttcagtttgttattaaagttttatgttgactgttcagctggttcccgcctcctccttgcccatcttaagaaccttgttacacttgtttatagtcaaaacaaaaatctgccagtgctgaagaagtaatcaaatgtattcagattacattactgaccataactaatctaacggaatatgttacaaatgacattttacaggatgtaatctgtagtggaacacaagtaaccctcccaaccctgattatttAATCGTGTATGTCCTAACTGTAGTCTAGTGAATATTATATCCCCTCTTCTGTTTCTACATCTGAAGAGTTTAGCTTTGATTTTTGAATTTTGTAATATTCTCGACCTTTTTATTTTATCTGTATCCCAACTCTTGCCATTTTTATCTATATTGCATTTAATTAGAGATTTCCCTTCATTTTTTCAAAGAGGAATCTGTATTTTGTCATTAACTGTAAAAGCTGATTCATTTCCTTTTAATCATGCGGATATCTAGAAGAATTTAACATCTATTccaagtttttacatttaaactcagtttttcacaattcctgtcatttaatcgtagaaaatattctctgtcttaggtcagttaggatcactattttaagaatgtgtaatgtcagaataatagtagagagaattatttatttcagcttttatttctttcatcatattcccagtgggtcagaagtttacatgcacttttttagtatttggtagcattgcctttaaattgtttaacttgggtcaaatgttttgggtagccttccacaaccttctcacaataagttgctggaattttggcccattcctccagacagaactggtgtaactgagtcaggtttgaaggcctccttgctcgcacacactttttctgttctgcccacaaattttctgtcagattgaggtcagggctttgtgatggccactccaaaaccttgactttgttgtcctcaagtcattttgccacaactttggagctatgcttggggtcattgtccatttggaagacccatttgtgaccaagctttaatttcctggctgatgtcttgagatgttgcttcaatatatccacataattttccttcttcatgatgccatctattttgtgaagtgcagcagtccgtcctgcagcaaagcacccccaaaacatgatgctgccgcccccatgcttcacggttgggatagtgttcttcggcttgcaagcctcaccctttttcctccaaacataacgatggtcattatggccaaaaagcctttcaggttatgtcaatataggactcgttttactgtggatatagatacttgtctacatgtttcctttagcatcttcacaaggttctttggtggtgttctgggattgatttgcacttttcacaccaaactacgttcacctctaggagacagaatgagtctccttcctgagcagtatgatggctgcgtggtcctatggtgtttatacttgcatactattgtttgtacagatgaacgtggtaccttcaggcatttgaaaattgctcccaaggatgaacaagacttgtggaagtccacaattgtttttctgaggtcttggctgattttgttttttttcccatgatgtcaagcaaagaggcactgagtttgaaggtaggccttaaaatatatccacaggtacacctccaattcagtacacctcctatcagaagctaactggctaattgtctaaaggcttgacatcattttcttgaattttccaatctgcttaaaggcacagttaactttgtgtatgtaaacttctgacccactagaattctgatatagtcaattaaatgtgaaacaacctgtctgtaaacaattgttggaaaaattaatcgtcatgctcaaagtagatgtcctaaatgacttgccaaaactatagtttgcaaatatgaaatctgtggagtggttaaaaaatgagttttaatgacttcaacctaagtgtaagtaaacatctgacttcaactgtatcatgTGGATTAACTTCCTCCACCTATTGCAAACTCAGAGTTATTGCCACTAATTCAGCTGTGTACTGTATATCTCTACATTGctagtaattattttattaaattctggGATACATTTTTTGAACCATCTGTGAATATTGTTAGTTGTAGTAGTGTCTTTTGATGTATTCTTGCACCAAATGACAGATATTGTCATTTCCATCCTCTtaccattcttttttcttttctattattTCTAAATTTACCTTAGGTTAAGGGAATATCCAAGGAGGTATATAACTCATATTCTATAttattcaatccaaacttccacTCTCTTACCTAGATTCCATCCAAATCCTCTACTTACATATTTTTCATATTCCAAGCAGTCTTCAAGAACAGTGTGGCACGAGGCTGTGGTCGAGCATCCgtcgagagagtgagagagagcggtaagggtgcatacacctgagccaaattatgactaacacctgtctctaattgtagtgagattggggagagtggcataaaaggaccatgccagcgccagatcgagagagagagactgggtcaagaactttactgtgaagctgatgagttattgtgaagctataaaccagagaagtggtcaattaaaagttccctacctgtgtttgaagaatccagttcccggtgtccttccttgttacactggtgccgaaacccgggatctgaTTTGAAGACTGTACGCTCCATGGAGTCCTTCCCGCTGACCGACATCATCAAGTCCCTTGCCGACCTAcatcacacccaccaacaggcTCTGCTTGAACTCCACCAAAATCAGGAATGCCGCTTCTATGAGGTCCTTAGAGTtcaggcagaggaccggcaggtcattcggagcctcctcacccaggagaaagccccggcagTGACCTCGGACAACAGCAGCCCCCTGCCCCCGCTgttgaagatgggggcggaagacaaccctgaagccttccttgacatatttgagcaaaccgctgaaatctggggctggccgcatgcTCAGTGGGTAGCCCGGCTTATCCCTCTGCTGtcaggggaagcccagcttgcagcacaacaTCTGCCGGCGGCCAATCTTCTGGTCTATGGCGATCtgaggaagaccatcctgcagcgggtcggccggAGCCCAGAGCAATTCCGTCAACTGTTCCGCTTGATGAAGTTGGAAGGAGCCGGTCACCCGTTTGCCTTTTCTCagcggctccgtgatgcctgccggaacTGTCTGCGggcgggggaccgcgacgtcgagGGAGTGGTCGACtaagtggtgctggaacagctgattcATCGGCTTCCtgaag is a window encoding:
- the LOC127422508 gene encoding uncharacterized protein LOC127422508, with the protein product MGGGGDASLRERETHEALVPASSLPILRTMLHWCRSPGGRRDALSESSRHCWTSRRRGDMVRWNWSGSPGDRGAVDGHQEAEDLLMSAGSQRSLLPSARRQSSVSLPGVAEDRYPAGRGPGDSVSGDRRATFSLSLSCSVSPTHFFSLPSPSPRLSQFPKRRGRTAERAAPPLQERRWGVSQAGGLPGLNLVVEECDEEWGVAGP